Proteins co-encoded in one Ruegeria pomeroyi DSS-3 genomic window:
- a CDS encoding CoA transferase subunit A, with amino-acid sequence MKKVYANATEALDGLLQDGMLIAAGGFGLCGIPELLLQAIKESGAKDLTFASNNAGVDDFGIGILLQTKQVKKMISSYVGENAEFMRQYLSGELELEFNPQGTLAERMRAGGAGIPGFYTKTGVGTVIADGKEHKEFNGETYILEEGIFADLSIIKAWKADDTGNLVFRKTARNFNVPAATCGKICIAEVEEIVPRGELDPDCIHLPGIYVHRIIQGEHEKRIEQRTTRKREEA; translated from the coding sequence ATGAAAAAAGTCTATGCCAACGCCACCGAGGCGCTCGACGGTCTGCTGCAGGACGGCATGCTGATCGCGGCGGGCGGTTTCGGCCTGTGCGGCATTCCCGAGCTGCTGTTGCAAGCGATCAAGGAGTCGGGTGCCAAGGATCTGACCTTTGCCTCAAACAATGCGGGCGTCGACGATTTCGGCATCGGCATCCTGCTGCAGACCAAGCAGGTGAAGAAGATGATCAGCTCGTATGTGGGTGAAAACGCCGAGTTCATGCGGCAATACCTGAGCGGCGAGCTGGAGCTGGAATTCAATCCCCAGGGCACCCTGGCAGAGCGCATGCGCGCCGGTGGTGCGGGCATCCCCGGCTTCTATACCAAGACCGGCGTCGGCACCGTCATCGCCGATGGCAAGGAGCACAAGGAGTTCAACGGCGAGACCTATATCCTCGAAGAGGGTATCTTTGCCGACCTGTCGATCATCAAGGCCTGGAAGGCCGATGACACCGGCAACCTGGTGTTCCGCAAGACCGCGCGCAATTTCAACGTGCCCGCGGCCACCTGCGGCAAGATCTGTATCGCCGAGGTCGAGGAAATCGTTCCGCGCGGCGAACTGGACCCCGATTGCATCCACCTGCCCGGCATCTATGTGCATCGCATCATTCAGGGCGAGCATGAAAAGCGCATCGAACAGCGCACCACCCGCAAACGTGAGGAGGCTTGA
- the cpaB gene encoding Flp pilus assembly protein CpaB: MRAVFGLVLIVGIALAGGAVMMARNYISAYQNELARERQARAQIVPTKTVYVASRPLRYGERLTKEDVRAVNWPENAIPEGTFLDAAMLFPERQEENRYVLRAMEKDEAIMAIKVTKPGEDAGLTSQLARGMRAFAIKVDVTSGVSGFLRPGDRVDVYWTGGLSGATGPLEGMQGEITRLIQTNIQIVAIDQISGGDVTGANIARTVTVAALPQQVASLAQAQTTGRLTLALVGADDDTIAAAVEVDQRMLLGLGALEAAPEKAEEKVCTIRTRRGAEVVDIPIPCTN; the protein is encoded by the coding sequence ATGCGAGCAGTATTCGGATTGGTCCTGATCGTGGGGATCGCACTTGCAGGTGGCGCGGTCATGATGGCGCGCAATTACATTTCCGCCTATCAGAACGAATTGGCGCGCGAGCGTCAGGCGCGGGCCCAGATCGTTCCAACCAAGACAGTTTATGTGGCCTCGCGCCCGCTGCGTTATGGCGAACGCCTGACCAAGGAAGATGTGCGCGCGGTCAATTGGCCGGAAAACGCCATTCCCGAAGGCACCTTCCTGGATGCCGCCATGCTGTTCCCCGAGCGTCAGGAAGAAAACCGCTATGTCCTGCGTGCGATGGAAAAGGACGAGGCGATCATGGCGATCAAGGTCACCAAACCGGGTGAGGACGCCGGCCTGACCTCGCAGCTGGCGCGCGGCATGCGGGCCTTTGCCATCAAGGTCGACGTGACCAGCGGCGTGTCGGGCTTTCTGCGCCCCGGCGACCGGGTCGATGTCTACTGGACCGGCGGCCTGTCCGGTGCGACCGGCCCGCTCGAAGGCATGCAGGGCGAGATCACCCGCCTGATCCAGACCAATATCCAGATTGTCGCGATCGACCAGATCTCGGGCGGCGACGTGACCGGCGCCAATATCGCCCGCACCGTGACTGTTGCGGCCCTGCCCCAACAGGTGGCTTCGCTGGCCCAGGCCCAGACCACCGGCCGGCTGACCCTGGCCCTGGTCGGCGCCGATGACGACACCATCGCCGCCGCGGTTGAAGTCGATCAGCGCATGCTGCTGGGTCTTGGCGCGCTTGAGGCGGCGCCAGAGAAGGCCGAGGAAAAGGTCTGCACCATCCGCACCCGCCGTGGCGCCGAGGTGGTCGACATCCCGATCCCCTGCACGAATTGA
- a CDS encoding lytic transglycosylase domain-containing protein, translating into MVLRYITLIASAAVFAAVAESRAESPAPLPEVKFKRVRAPVPGARPRVDVQISAEEHARAPVAGRQKPIEAEEVVTAAAAPLPDAAAPTGRYAWFWDKISPALGPDRPRQLEDMLSALSAGGVDAPRLQALQDIARAQGISILRSTVGTEVSPALVLAVIAVESAGRADAVSGAGAQGLMQLMPATAARFGVADSLSPDENIAGGVRYLNWLMEEFGRDPVLVLAGYNAGEGAVRKHEGVPPYAETRDYVPKVLAAYQVARGLCTTPPELITDGCVFTAMQ; encoded by the coding sequence ATGGTCCTCAGATACATCACCCTGATTGCAAGCGCGGCCGTTTTTGCGGCCGTGGCCGAGTCGCGTGCGGAAAGTCCCGCACCGCTGCCCGAGGTCAAGTTCAAGCGGGTGCGTGCGCCCGTGCCCGGCGCCCGCCCGCGGGTGGATGTGCAGATCTCGGCCGAGGAACACGCGCGCGCGCCAGTGGCCGGGCGGCAGAAGCCCATCGAGGCGGAGGAGGTCGTCACCGCCGCCGCCGCGCCGCTGCCCGATGCGGCGGCGCCCACCGGGCGCTATGCCTGGTTCTGGGACAAGATCTCTCCCGCGCTTGGGCCCGACCGGCCCCGCCAGTTGGAGGACATGCTGAGCGCGCTGTCCGCCGGCGGCGTGGATGCGCCGCGCCTTCAGGCCTTGCAGGATATCGCGCGGGCACAGGGCATCTCGATTCTGCGCTCGACCGTGGGAACCGAGGTTTCGCCAGCGCTGGTGCTTGCGGTGATCGCGGTGGAATCGGCGGGCCGCGCCGATGCGGTGAGCGGAGCGGGCGCGCAGGGGCTGATGCAGCTGATGCCCGCCACGGCGGCGCGCTTCGGCGTGGCCGACAGCCTGTCACCGGATGAGAATATCGCGGGCGGCGTGCGCTATCTGAACTGGCTGATGGAAGAGTTCGGGCGCGACCCCGTCCTGGTGCTTGCCGGATACAATGCGGGCGAGGGTGCGGTGCGCAAACACGAGGGCGTGCCGCCCTATGCCGAGACCCGCGATTACGTGCCCAAGGTGCTGGCCGCCTATCAGGTGGCGCGCGGGCTCTGCACCACGCCGCCCGAACTGATCACAGACGGATGCGTATTCACCGCGATGCAATAG
- a CDS encoding AAA family ATPase — MSSAMPQPETTPILACTVSRDVQNFDLLIEDMEAAMGESWGDLGFAEALAFFGQPESESLEFIALAIDTEDEDNLVLMGEIITQAKSRGIKVILIAEDVTPASLHQLLRKGADEFVPYPLPERELQSAIDRMSKPEPEQAQTHHNTAHLNKGAAREGALIVVHGLAGGTGSTTMAVNLAWELANIGGEDAPSVCLMDLDLQHGSVSTYLDLPRREAVFEMLSETQSMDEEVFGQALLSFEDKLQVLTAPSDMVPLDILSPEDIQRVIEMARAHFDYVIVDMPKTLVQWSETILQAAHVYFAMIELDMRSAQNALRMKRALQSEDLPFNKLRFALNKAPKFTDLSGKSRVKRMGESLGISIDLQLPDGGKQVTQGADHGLPLATSAPKNPLRREIAKLAQSLHELGRSDAKAA, encoded by the coding sequence ATGAGCAGCGCAATGCCACAACCCGAAACGACGCCGATCCTGGCCTGTACCGTCAGCCGGGACGTGCAGAACTTTGATCTGCTGATCGAGGACATGGAGGCCGCGATGGGGGAAAGCTGGGGCGACCTCGGCTTTGCCGAAGCGCTGGCTTTCTTCGGTCAACCCGAATCCGAATCCCTTGAATTCATCGCCCTGGCCATCGACACCGAGGACGAGGACAACCTGGTGCTGATGGGTGAGATCATCACCCAGGCCAAGAGCCGCGGCATCAAGGTGATCCTGATCGCCGAGGACGTCACCCCGGCCTCGTTGCACCAGCTGTTGCGCAAGGGGGCGGACGAATTCGTGCCCTACCCCCTGCCCGAGCGCGAGTTGCAATCGGCCATCGACCGGATGAGCAAGCCGGAACCCGAACAGGCCCAGACCCATCACAACACGGCCCATCTGAACAAGGGCGCCGCGCGCGAGGGCGCGCTGATCGTGGTGCATGGCCTCGCCGGCGGGACCGGCTCGACCACGATGGCGGTGAACCTGGCCTGGGAGCTGGCCAATATCGGCGGCGAGGACGCGCCCAGCGTCTGCCTGATGGATCTCGACCTGCAACATGGCTCGGTCTCGACCTATCTGGACCTGCCGCGCCGCGAGGCGGTGTTCGAAATGCTGTCGGAAACCCAAAGCATGGACGAAGAGGTGTTCGGCCAGGCCCTGCTCAGCTTCGAGGACAAGTTGCAGGTGCTCACCGCACCCTCGGACATGGTGCCGCTCGACATTCTCTCGCCCGAGGACATCCAGCGGGTGATCGAAATGGCCCGCGCGCATTTTGACTATGTCATCGTCGACATGCCCAAGACGCTGGTCCAATGGTCCGAAACGATCCTGCAGGCCGCACATGTCTATTTCGCGATGATCGAGCTGGACATGCGCTCGGCCCAGAACGCGCTGCGGATGAAGCGCGCGCTGCAATCCGAGGACCTGCCCTTCAACAAGCTGCGCTTTGCCCTGAACAAGGCGCCGAAATTCACCGATCTCAGCGGCAAGAGCCGGGTCAAGCGGATGGGGGAATCCCTTGGCATCTCGATCGACCTGCAACTGCCCGACGGCGGCAAGCAGGTCACCCAGGGCGCCGATCATGGTCTGCCCCTGGCAACCTCGGCACCCAAGAACCCGTTGCGCCGCGAGATCGCGAAACTGGCACAATCGCTGCATGAATTGGGGCGCAGCGACGCCAAGGCAGCCTGA
- a CDS encoding 3-oxoacid CoA-transferase subunit B has protein sequence MPWDRNQMAARAAEELEDGMYVNLGIGIPTLVANYVGDKDITLQSENGMLGMGPFPYEGDEDPDLINAGKQTITELARTAYFDSATSFAMIRGGKIAAAILGAMEVDEKGDLANWMIPGKLVKGMGGAMDLVAGVGRVVVVMDHTNKHGESKVLKECTLPLTGKGVVDRIITNLGVLDVVEGGLKIVELADGVSEAEMRAATEATLVN, from the coding sequence ATGCCCTGGGACCGCAATCAGATGGCCGCGCGCGCGGCAGAAGAGCTTGAAGACGGCATGTATGTGAACCTCGGCATCGGGATCCCGACGCTGGTGGCCAACTATGTGGGCGACAAGGACATCACCCTGCAATCGGAAAACGGCATGCTGGGCATGGGCCCCTTCCCCTATGAGGGCGACGAGGACCCGGACCTGATCAATGCCGGCAAGCAGACCATCACCGAACTGGCCCGCACCGCTTATTTCGACAGCGCGACCTCGTTTGCGATGATCCGGGGCGGCAAGATCGCCGCCGCGATCCTGGGCGCGATGGAAGTGGACGAAAAGGGCGATCTGGCCAACTGGATGATCCCCGGCAAGCTGGTCAAGGGCATGGGCGGCGCCATGGACCTGGTGGCGGGCGTCGGTCGCGTGGTGGTTGTGATGGACCACACCAACAAGCACGGCGAATCAAAAGTGCTCAAGGAATGCACCCTGCCGCTGACCGGCAAGGGCGTGGTCGACCGCATCATCACCAATCTTGGCGTACTCGACGTGGTCGAGGGCGGGTTGAAGATCGTGGAGCTGGCCGATGGCGTGAGCGAGGCCGAGATGCGCGCCGCGACCGAGGCAACGCTGGTCAACTGA
- a CDS encoding TetR/AcrR family transcriptional regulator produces MQEKNAPVPNADRRAAMRARLIAAARALFVDKGYAETSTPEIVRAAEVTRGALYHHFADKADLFRAVVEAEAEALVSRIDAEAVDAGAGGMEAGSAAFFRAMAEPGRARLLLIDGPAVLGPDEMSRIDAGGGRASLRAGLDLVVSGVGEAEMQALTEVVSAAFDRAALAIAQGAEPAPFEQAMARLVAGLGER; encoded by the coding sequence ATGCAAGAGAAAAATGCACCCGTCCCCAATGCCGACCGCCGCGCTGCGATGCGGGCACGCCTGATCGCCGCCGCGCGGGCGCTGTTCGTGGACAAGGGATATGCCGAGACCTCGACACCAGAGATCGTGCGCGCCGCCGAGGTGACGCGCGGCGCGCTTTATCACCATTTCGCCGACAAGGCCGATCTGTTTCGCGCCGTGGTCGAGGCGGAGGCCGAGGCGCTGGTGAGCCGGATCGACGCCGAGGCGGTTGACGCCGGGGCAGGGGGGATGGAAGCGGGCAGCGCTGCCTTTTTCCGCGCCATGGCCGAGCCGGGCCGGGCGCGGCTGTTGCTGATCGACGGGCCAGCGGTGCTGGGACCGGACGAGATGAGCCGGATCGACGCGGGCGGCGGGCGCGCCTCGCTGCGGGCGGGGCTCGATCTGGTGGTCAGCGGTGTCGGCGAAGCTGAGATGCAGGCATTGACCGAGGTGGTGTCTGCCGCATTCGATCGCGCCGCGCTTGCGATTGCGCAAGGAGCCGAACCCGCGCCTTTCGAACAGGCGATGGCACGGCTGGTGGCGGGGCTGGGCGAGCGCTGA
- a CDS encoding OmpA family protein, which translates to MRNWMMCLGLAGTLSACGIEAGYQVDSGTFGNATLNNTQMMNGERSYTQVLADRFAREIPTQINFAFDSAELDATAQQVLTLQADWIRQFPEVRFRVYGHTDAVGSSGYNKSLGMRRARAVVSFFASRGISRSRLEAVVSYGETQPLVPTGERERRNRRTVTQVSGFVDGNQNLLDGKYAQVVYREYIKSAEPKTTVEIDTSSSAFEQ; encoded by the coding sequence ATGCGGAACTGGATGATGTGCCTGGGACTGGCTGGAACGCTTTCCGCTTGTGGCATCGAAGCGGGCTATCAGGTGGATTCGGGCACGTTCGGCAATGCGACGCTGAACAATACCCAGATGATGAACGGCGAGCGCAGCTATACGCAGGTCCTGGCGGACCGTTTCGCCCGCGAAATTCCGACCCAGATCAACTTTGCCTTTGACAGTGCCGAGCTGGACGCAACCGCCCAGCAGGTGCTGACATTGCAGGCCGACTGGATCCGGCAATTCCCCGAGGTGCGCTTCCGGGTCTATGGCCATACCGACGCGGTCGGATCATCGGGCTATAACAAGAGCTTGGGCATGCGGCGCGCGCGCGCGGTCGTGTCCTTCTTTGCCAGCCGCGGCATCAGCCGCTCACGGCTCGAGGCGGTTGTCTCTTACGGTGAAACCCAGCCGCTGGTGCCCACCGGCGAGCGCGAGCGCCGCAACCGGCGTACCGTCACCCAGGTGTCGGGTTTTGTCGATGGCAACCAGAACCTGCTGGACGGCAAATATGCCCAGGTGGTCTATCGCGAATACATCAAGAGTGCCGAGCCCAAGACCACGGTCGAGATCGACACCTCTTCCAGCGCCTTCGAACAATAA
- a CDS encoding VOC family protein: MKTTQYYPVIQTGDVQGTADFYRSHFGFHTAFEADWYVHLQSSADPSVNLAILDGQHETIPAQARGPVRGVILNFEVADAAAEYDRLTAAGLPMLKPLKDEAFGQRHFITADPNGVLIDVITPIPPSAEFAAQYSAEALPQ; the protein is encoded by the coding sequence ATGAAAACGACTCAGTATTACCCCGTCATCCAGACCGGCGACGTGCAGGGCACCGCCGATTTCTATCGCAGCCATTTCGGGTTCCACACCGCGTTCGAGGCCGATTGGTACGTGCATCTGCAATCAAGCGCCGACCCTTCGGTCAATCTGGCCATCCTGGACGGGCAGCACGAAACCATCCCGGCCCAGGCCCGTGGCCCGGTGCGCGGCGTTATCCTGAACTTCGAGGTGGCCGACGCGGCAGCCGAATACGACCGGTTGACGGCGGCGGGTCTGCCGATGCTGAAACCGCTCAAGGACGAGGCGTTCGGGCAGCGCCACTTCATCACCGCCGACCCCAATGGCGTGCTGATCGATGTCATCACCCCGATCCCGCCCAGCGCCGAATTCGCCGCGCAATACAGCGCCGAGGCCCTGCCCCAGTGA
- the topA gene encoding type I DNA topoisomerase translates to MPVVVVESPAKAKTINKYLGSDYTVLASYGHVRDLPAKDGSVDPEHDFDMTWEVAADSRKHVKAIADALAEDNELILATDPDREGEAISWHLQEALTKRRSIKKGTAVSRVTFNAITKDAVTKAMQNPRQVDMPLVEAYLARRALDYLVGFNLSPVLWRKLPGARSAGRVQSVCLRLIVEREMEIEAFKPVEYWSVKALLETPRGQVYEARLVTLAGNKLDKMDISNATQAELAVQAITSRALSIQSVEAKPAARNPSAPFMTSTLQQEASRKFGMGARHCMSAAQRLYEAGHITYMRTDGIDMAPEAVMATRDAIADRFGAEYVPDSPRMYKNKAKNAQEAHECIRPTDMRKDAAALKLKDEDQRRLYDLIWKRTIACQMAAARLERTTVEIGSADGQVGLRATGQVVLFDGFLRVYEEGRDDVENDEDKRLPQISMGEKAVFAKTSLADQFARATGDTPLTEGAKIAKEAILSENEAVLALQHHTQPPPRYTEATLVKRMEELGIGRPSTYASVITTIQDREYVRKDKNRLIPEEKGRIVTIFLLNFFRQYVGYEFTANLEEQLDDVSAGSRDYKDLLGRFWRDFSAAISETSELRISEVLDKLDEALAPQLYPPREDGSDPRICPKCGTGQLHLKTSRTGGFVGCGNYPECRYTRPISGDADDSAERLLGEDGGDEIWLKAGRFGPYVQRGEISEENKKPPRASLPRGWSAEDLDLEKALVLLSLPRQIGQHPEGGMISSNFGRFGPYLMHQLPDEAKPIYANLKDPSDVFEIGMNRAVELLAEKRANPRGRGRAAAKPLKELGEHPEHGGAVNVLDGRYGAYIKWDKVNATLPKDVEAADVTMEMAVALIAEKSTKKGTKKKAAPRKKTTKKAAEE, encoded by the coding sequence ATGCCTGTTGTTGTTGTAGAATCCCCTGCCAAGGCAAAAACGATCAACAAATATCTCGGCTCGGACTACACGGTTCTGGCATCTTATGGCCATGTGCGCGACCTGCCTGCCAAGGACGGATCGGTCGATCCCGAGCATGATTTCGACATGACCTGGGAGGTTGCCGCCGACAGTCGCAAGCACGTCAAGGCAATCGCTGACGCCCTGGCCGAGGACAACGAACTGATCCTCGCCACCGACCCCGATCGCGAGGGCGAGGCGATCAGCTGGCACCTGCAGGAAGCGCTGACCAAGCGCCGTTCGATCAAGAAGGGCACTGCCGTCAGTCGCGTCACTTTCAACGCCATCACCAAGGACGCGGTGACCAAGGCGATGCAGAACCCGCGCCAGGTCGATATGCCGCTGGTCGAGGCCTACCTGGCGCGCCGTGCGCTGGATTATCTGGTGGGCTTCAACCTGTCCCCGGTACTGTGGCGCAAGCTGCCCGGCGCGCGCAGCGCGGGCCGGGTGCAATCGGTCTGCCTGCGCCTGATCGTCGAGCGCGAGATGGAGATCGAGGCCTTCAAGCCGGTGGAATACTGGTCGGTCAAGGCCTTGCTGGAAACCCCGCGCGGCCAGGTCTACGAGGCGCGTCTGGTCACGCTGGCGGGCAACAAGCTCGACAAGATGGACATTTCCAACGCCACCCAGGCCGAACTGGCCGTGCAGGCGATCACCAGCCGCGCGCTGAGCATCCAGTCGGTCGAGGCGAAACCGGCGGCGCGCAACCCCTCGGCGCCCTTCATGACTTCAACCCTGCAACAAGAGGCCAGCCGCAAGTTCGGCATGGGCGCGCGCCACTGCATGAGCGCGGCGCAGCGCCTATATGAGGCCGGGCACATCACCTATATGCGGACCGACGGCATCGACATGGCGCCCGAGGCGGTCATGGCCACCCGCGACGCCATTGCCGACCGGTTCGGGGCCGAATACGTGCCCGACAGCCCGCGCATGTACAAGAACAAGGCCAAGAACGCGCAAGAGGCGCATGAATGCATCCGCCCCACCGACATGCGCAAGGACGCCGCCGCGCTGAAGCTGAAGGACGAGGATCAGCGCCGTCTTTACGACCTGATCTGGAAACGCACCATCGCCTGCCAGATGGCCGCCGCCCGGCTGGAGCGGACCACGGTCGAGATCGGCAGTGCCGATGGCCAGGTCGGCCTGCGCGCCACCGGCCAGGTGGTGCTGTTCGACGGGTTCCTGCGGGTCTACGAAGAGGGGCGCGACGATGTCGAGAATGACGAGGACAAGCGCCTGCCCCAGATCTCGATGGGGGAAAAGGCGGTTTTTGCCAAGACTTCGCTGGCCGATCAATTCGCCAGGGCGACCGGAGATACCCCGCTGACCGAGGGCGCCAAGATCGCCAAGGAAGCGATCCTGTCCGAGAACGAGGCGGTGCTGGCGCTGCAACACCACACCCAGCCGCCGCCGCGCTATACCGAGGCGACGCTGGTCAAGCGGATGGAAGAGCTGGGCATCGGCCGCCCCTCAACCTATGCCTCGGTCATCACCACGATCCAGGACCGGGAATATGTCCGCAAGGACAAGAACCGCCTGATCCCCGAGGAAAAAGGCCGCATCGTCACCATCTTCCTGCTGAACTTCTTTCGCCAATATGTGGGCTACGAGTTCACCGCCAATCTGGAAGAGCAGCTGGATGACGTCAGCGCAGGCTCGCGCGATTACAAGGACCTGCTGGGCCGGTTCTGGCGCGATTTCTCGGCGGCGATCAGCGAAACATCCGAGCTGCGCATCTCCGAAGTGCTCGACAAGCTGGACGAGGCGCTGGCACCCCAGCTCTATCCGCCGCGCGAGGATGGGTCCGACCCGCGGATCTGCCCCAAATGCGGCACCGGCCAGCTGCATCTGAAGACCTCGCGCACCGGCGGGTTCGTCGGCTGCGGCAACTATCCCGAATGCCGCTATACCCGCCCGATCAGCGGCGACGCGGACGACAGCGCCGAGCGGCTGCTGGGCGAGGATGGGGGCGACGAGATCTGGCTCAAGGCGGGCCGGTTCGGCCCCTATGTCCAGCGCGGCGAGATCAGCGAAGAAAACAAGAAACCCCCGCGCGCCAGCCTGCCGCGTGGCTGGTCGGCCGAAGACCTGGATCTCGAAAAGGCGCTGGTGCTGCTCAGCCTGCCGCGTCAGATCGGCCAACATCCCGAAGGCGGCATGATCAGCTCGAATTTCGGGCGTTTCGGCCCCTATCTGATGCATCAGCTGCCGGATGAGGCCAAACCGATCTATGCCAATCTCAAGGACCCGAGCGACGTGTTCGAGATCGGCATGAACCGCGCGGTCGAACTGCTGGCCGAAAAGCGCGCCAATCCGCGCGGTCGGGGCCGGGCAGCGGCCAAACCGCTCAAGGAGCTGGGCGAACATCCCGAACACGGCGGCGCGGTCAACGTGCTGGATGGCCGTTACGGCGCCTATATCAAATGGGACAAGGTCAATGCGACCCTGCCCAAGGATGTGGAAGCGGCGGATGTGACGATGGAAATGGCGGTCGCGCTGATCGCCGAGAAATCGACCAAGAAGGGCACCAAGAAAAAAGCTGCCCCGCGCAAGAAGACCACCAAGAAAGCCGCCGAGGAGTGA
- a CDS encoding type II and III secretion system protein family protein, which yields MKIDGLIKAALTGLALACSPMTGLAQAQDLRVVKQGAAETLDVPMNRAIVVESETPFAELSIANAGIADISSLSDRTIYVLGKSPGLTTLSLFDAGGRLITNVNVRVSFDVAEFKERLKQILPNEKIEVRTANDGIVLSGTASSTARLQRALDLAERYAPERVSNLMSVAGVQQVMLKVRFAEMQRSVSKSLSASLGVSGGNIVGGLNTLNSSGSLTNAIGGSIPALNDNAGAILFGFSAGSTQVRLLLEALERKGVVRTLAEPNLSALSGQEAKFLAGGEYPIPVAQRDGLFTVEYKPFGVEMAFIPRVVDGDLINLELLAAVSSLDPNNSVTVNGFDIAAFQRRETSTTVELKDGESFAIAGLIEDEFLDNNQQLPWLGDVPVLGALFRSANYQRSQTELVIIITAHLVSPTRGEALALPTDRVKPPSEADLFLRGKTARTERARGGAASEVARQDFSGSYGYVLE from the coding sequence ATGAAAATTGATGGTTTGATCAAAGCGGCCCTAACAGGGCTCGCCCTTGCGTGCAGCCCGATGACAGGGCTGGCGCAGGCCCAGGATTTGCGTGTGGTCAAACAGGGGGCCGCCGAGACGCTTGACGTGCCCATGAACCGGGCCATCGTGGTCGAAAGCGAGACACCCTTTGCCGAGCTTTCGATCGCCAATGCCGGGATCGCCGATATCTCGTCTCTGTCGGACCGCACGATCTATGTGTTGGGCAAGTCACCGGGTCTGACCACGCTGAGCCTGTTCGACGCAGGCGGGCGGCTGATCACCAATGTGAACGTGCGCGTCTCGTTCGATGTGGCCGAGTTCAAGGAACGTCTGAAACAGATCCTGCCCAACGAAAAGATCGAGGTCCGCACCGCCAACGACGGCATCGTGCTGTCGGGCACCGCCTCGAGCACGGCGCGCCTGCAACGGGCGCTGGATCTGGCCGAACGCTATGCGCCCGAGCGGGTATCGAACCTGATGAGCGTCGCCGGTGTACAGCAGGTCATGCTCAAGGTGCGCTTTGCGGAAATGCAGCGCTCGGTCTCGAAATCGCTCAGCGCATCGCTGGGCGTGAGCGGCGGCAATATCGTCGGCGGCCTGAACACATTGAACAGCTCGGGAAGCCTGACCAACGCGATCGGCGGCAGTATCCCGGCGCTCAACGACAATGCGGGCGCGATCCTGTTCGGATTCAGCGCGGGCTCGACCCAGGTGCGGCTGCTGCTCGAGGCGCTGGAGCGCAAGGGCGTGGTGCGCACCCTGGCCGAACCCAACCTGTCGGCCCTGTCGGGACAAGAGGCCAAGTTCCTGGCCGGTGGCGAATACCCGATCCCGGTCGCCCAGCGCGACGGCCTGTTCACGGTCGAATACAAACCCTTTGGCGTCGAGATGGCCTTTATCCCCCGCGTGGTCGATGGCGATCTGATCAATCTGGAGCTTCTGGCCGCGGTTTCGTCGCTCGATCCCAACAACTCGGTCACGGTCAACGGCTTCGACATCGCGGCCTTTCAGCGGCGCGAGACCTCGACAACGGTCGAGCTGAAGGATGGCGAGAGCTTTGCGATTGCCGGTCTGATCGAAGACGAGTTCCTCGACAACAACCAGCAACTACCCTGGCTTGGCGACGTTCCCGTGCTGGGCGCCCTGTTCCGCAGCGCCAATTACCAGCGCTCGCAGACCGAACTGGTGATCATCATCACCGCGCATCTGGTCTCGCCGACCCGTGGCGAGGCGCTGGCACTGCCGACCGACCGGGTCAAACCCCCGTCCGAGGCCGATCTGTTCCTGCGTGGCAAGACCGCCCGGACCGAACGGGCCCGCGGTGGTGCCGCCTCCGAGGTCGCGCGGCAAGATTTCAGCGGCTCTTATGGCTATGTCTTGGAGTGA